One Colius striatus isolate bColStr4 chromosome 10, bColStr4.1.hap1, whole genome shotgun sequence genomic region harbors:
- the LOC133626261 gene encoding forkhead box protein J1-like: MEEQPARPDMAQGSSSSDWEATEAGRSFSLEDSDDNLTSLLWLKDFSLANTSLAKSSCCLGGPDPPSSQRCSTLAAPCSALAAEPACGALSHSPCQPISSSASRTVLSPELAQDTGHRSNPSVRPPYTYASLICMAMEASQKPSISLSDIYKWIRDNFSYFRHADPSWQRSIRHNLSLNKSFIRVPQEKGEPGRGGFWTLHPEYAQRLKNIACKRRSMPPAHSHAACPATAPQGTGSLNTTDTSSDTYTSILGVNRELQQLLKEFEEATSNQTLAAADGKAGQRHKKPSPKPMAKVSRLCSPVLLSQEQQPELGPLQGDLDWEAFFYTNRRGGFDTKTSFNSNVDSDSDSEASGRHNGHHIHQLQDGQEQQQLLTEASVNNLDFDETFMATYFLQQELDKETNDCLYY, from the exons ATGGAGGAGCAGCCAGCACGCCCAGACATGGCTcaaggcagctccagcagcgACTGGGAAGCcactgaggcagggaggagctTCAGCTTGGAGGACTCAGATGACAATCTGACCAGTCTCCTGTGGCTGAAGGACTTTTCCTTGGCCAACACCAGCTTGGCCAAgtcctcctgctgcctgggtggccctgacccccccagctcTCAGCGCTGCTCCACTTTGGCTGCCCcgtgctcagccctggctgctgagccCGCCTGCGGGGCTCTGTCCcactccccctgccagcccatctcctcctcagcctccagaACGGTGCTGAGCCCTGAGCTCGCACAGGACACTGGCCACAGGAGCAACCCTTCTGTCAGGCCACCCTACACCTACGCCAGCCTCATCTGCATGGCCATGGAAGCCAGCCAGAAgcccagcatctccctctctgACATCTACAAGTGGATCAGGGACAACTTCAGCTACTTCCGACACGCTGATCCCAGCTGGCAG AGATCCATCCGGCACAACCTCTCCTTGAACAAGAGCTTCATCAGGGTGCCCCAGGAGAAGGGGGAGCCAGGCAGAGGCGGCTTTTGGACACTTCACCCTGAATATGCCCAGAGGCTCAAGA ACATTGCCTGCAAACGGCGGAGCAtgcccccagcacacagccacgCAGCCTGTCCTGCAACAGCCCCTCAAGGCACAGGGAGCCTCAACACCACAGACACCTCCTCTGACACCTACACTTCCATCCTCGGTGTCAACAGGGagttgcagcagctgctgaaggagtTTGAAGAAGCCACCAGCAACCagaccctggctgcagcagatggCAAAGCAGGGCAGAGGCACAAGAAGCCATCACCCAAACCAATGGCCAAGGTGTCTCGGCTTTgcagccctgtcctgctgagccaggagcagcagccggAGCTGGGGCCACTGCAAGGGGACTTGGACTGGGAAGCCTTCTTCTACACCAACCGACGTGGAGGCTTTGACACCAAAACCAGCTTCAACAGCAATGTGGACAGTGACTCTGACTCAGAAGCA AGCGGACGGCACAACGGGCACCACATCCACCAGCTCCAGGatggccaggagcagcagcagctcctcactgaaGCCAGCGTGAACAACCTGGACTTTGATGAAACCTTCATGGCCACTTATTTCCTGCAACAGGAGTTGGACAAAGAGACAAACGACTGTCTCTACTACTGA